Below is a window of Synechococcus sp. RSCCF101 DNA.
GCTCAACCGGATGGGTGTGGCCGGCTCCGTGCGCCGCTGGCTCGAGACCAGTCCCGATCGGCCCCGCCTCGGCAAGGCCATGAGCCTGGCGCTCGATGGTGACGGGGCGGGGGATGCCCGCCTCGATGAGTTCCTCGTCTGAACCGTTCGCCGTGCCCGGCCCCTGCGGCGATCAGGAGGCCGGGCGCAGCCGTTCGGTCAGGGCCACCAGCCCGACGCCGGAGAAGAAGAGGGCGGCGATCGCCCCGGTGAGCAGCAGCATCGTCACCGGGTCGGTGGAGGGGGTGAGCACGGCGCCGGCGACGGCGGCCAGCAGCACCACCCAGCGCCAGCTCCGCAGCATGGTGACGGACCCGACCAGGCCGAGCATGCCCAGCAGCCACTGCAGCACCGGCAGCTGGAAGGCCAGTCCCGTGGCCACCATCAGCAGCAGGACGAAATCCATGTACCGCTCGATCGACCAGAGCGGCTCCACCACATCGGCTCCGTAACTCACCAGGAAGCGGAGGGCGGCAGGGATGAGGGCCCACCAGGCGAAGGCCAGACCCGTGAGAAACAGCAGGGCCGATGCGGCCACGGCGGGTGCGACCAGGCGGCGTTCGCTGCGGC
It encodes the following:
- the tatC gene encoding twin-arginine translocase subunit TatC, whose amino-acid sequence is MSERPLTPPPPLRIAARKPPEPAPDEREEFPAEVEMPLLDHLEELRRRLLRSLLAVAVAAAACLALVRPLVRLLEVPAQGIHFLQLAPGEFLFVSFKVAAYSGLILALPVVIHEGLGFVMPGLSRSERRLVAPAVAASALLFLTGLAFAWWALIPAALRFLVSYGADVVEPLWSIERYMDFVLLLMVATGLAFQLPVLQWLLGMLGLVGSVTMLRSWRWVVLLAAVAGAVLTPSTDPVTMLLLTGAIAALFFSGVGLVALTERLRPAS